Sequence from the Streptomyces sp. R33 genome:
GAACCGGTCCCCACGGGCACGCTGACCGGCGCGGACCGGGCCGTGCTCGGTGAACTCAACGCTCTCGCGGAGCTGTTCGACCTCGGGCACCTGATGCGGCGGGCCGCACTGGAGCGCTTCGTCTCGCGCTACGGGCGCGGTGGGACCTGCCCGGCCCCCTGGGAGTTCGGCGCCGACACCGCCGCCGCCTGGGAGGAGGCCGCGCGCCTCTCCGTACGGCCGTCCGGCGACCCGGGGCTCTCCCGTGAGCTGGCCGAACTGGGCGGGCTGCGGGAGGAGTTCGTGCAGCACGTACGGACCGCCTCGGCGGCCGCACCCGGCGGCTGGGCCGAGGAGGTCGTCCTGCCCGCCGAGGAGGTCCGCGGACTCGCCGCCCGGCTGCCGGACTGGACCGCCGCCCGCCCGCTGAGTTACGCGTGGTTCGTGCAACGCGCGGCCCCGGCCGCAATCGCCCCGGACGGCGCCGCCCCCGGCGGCCTGCTCTGCGTCAACCACGTCTACGGTGGCTGGGGCCGTTTCACCAGCCGCTTCCTGGACCACCTGCCCCACGGCGCCGCCGCGCAGGTGGCAGGCGCGATCCGCCACGGCCTCGGCGACGGCGCCCGGGCCGCCCAGATCCGCCCGGTGGGCGGCTTCAACGCCAATCTCCATCCGCTGCTGGCCGGCGAGGAGATCGGCCCCGACCGGTACCGCAGCGCGCTCGCCGAGGCGGATGTGGAGTTGGTCCACGACCCGGTGTCCGACCAGCTCCGGCTTCGGCTGCGGGCCACCGGCGAGCCCCTCGACGTCCTCTACCTCGGCTTCCTCGCCCCGGTCATGCTGCCGCGGCGCCTCGCGCCGTTCCTCTGCGACCATCCGGCCGGCGTCGTGGACTTCCGGCGGCTCCTGCCCCGCCGCACCCTGACCGCCCCCGGCGGCGAGGTGCGGCGCACACCCCGGCTGCGCCACGCCCACGCGGTGCTCTCCCGGCAGCGCTGGCACCTGCCCGAAGGGGTACTGGCCGCACTCCGCGCCGACCTCGCGGCCGACCCCGGCGCGGTCCCCGCCGCCGCGGCGGCCCGTTGGCGGGCCCTGCTGGGGCTGCCCGAGCAGTTGTTCCTGCACCCGGTGCCGGAGCCTGCTGCCGGCCGGCCCGCCGAGGACTTCGTACGGAGTCTGCGCGCGCCGAAGCCGCAGGCCGTCGACCTGGGCAGCGCCCTGCACCTGCGCTGCCTCTCCGGCTGGCTGGCCCGCCATCCGCGCGGCGTGGTGCTGGAGGAGGCGCTGCCCGTCTTCGGCGGCCGGAGCCGCCCCGCGCACGCCGTGGAACTCATCGCCGAGACCTACCGGCCTGCCCGCACGGCCCGGTCGGGCTGAGCGCACTCCGTGCCGCCCGAACCACGCGTACTGACCGCGCCGTTCCTGCCGCCCGTCCCGGCGGGCCCCGCCGCCACCCCGCCCGTCATCCGCCGAGGAGGCACCCCATGAACGCCCCGGCCACCGGCCCGGACACCGCCCGGCCCGTCTCGAGTGCTGCCACGGCCACGGCCCTCGACGTGGTCGCCTACCACTACGAGCCGGTCAAGGCGCCTCTCTTGCACGAAGCCGTGCTGCCCCTCGCCCGACGGGCCGCCGAGGCCGGGCTGACCGCCCACGTCGAACGCCACTGGCTGCACGGACCGCACCTGCGGCTGCGACTGCGCGGCCTCCCCGGGGCGGTGGCCGCCACGGCCGAGCGCACCGCCGCCGAGCTGCGCGCCCGCGCGGCCTCGCACCCGTCGCGGGCCGCCGCCGACGCTCGGCACTTGCTGGCGCAGGCCGCGGCGGCAGGGCGGGCGGAGCTGATCCCGCCCCCGTACGGTCCGCTCGTACCCGACAACACCGTGCGGGTGGAGCCGGTGGACCTGTCCTCCCTGACGGCGTTGATCGGCCCGGACGGGGTGCGGCTGCGCGAGGACTTGCTGGCCCTGGGCCTGCCCGCCCTCGCGGCGGGCACCGCATTCCTCGGCGAGCGTGCGAACACGTCCGCCGCCCGGGTCGAACTCGTGGTGGCGGCCCTCGCGGCCCATGCGGCCGCGCACCCCGAAGGACTGGTGGGCGGGCACTACTCGTACGTCTCCCACCTGGAGGACTTCCTCGTCCAGGAGGACCCCGACGGGCAGCTGCGGGCGGCCTTCGACCGCCGCTGGGACGCCGCGGGCGAGCGGATCACCGCACTGGTGGGCCGGATCGCGGGCGGCGGTGCGGCCGGCTGGGAGCGGGCCTGGGCCGACTGGTCCGCCCGGGCCCGGGGGATCACGGAGGAACGGTTCAGGGCGGGCGCGGACTTCACGGGGGTGCAGGCCGAGTACCTGGACCGGGCCGCGGCGCTGGGCGACCGGGCCACCGCCGAGCGCTGGGACCGGAGGGAACGGACCCGGTACAGCGAATTCCACCGGCAGCTGCACCGCTCGGACCCGCAGGGCACGATGTGGTCCCGCCCCGACTACCTCGTCTACCGCGCCTGTACGAACGGGCTGTACCGGCTCCTCACCGTGTGCGACGTCCGGCCCGTGGAGCGCTACCTCGCCGCCCACCTCGTCGTACGCAGCGTGCCGGAACTCACCGGGCACCGGTGGCAGGAGCGCATCGACGAGGTCATCGCCGCCGTGGAGGCGACGCCGTGACCGCCGCCGAACCGCCGCGTCTGCGGCTGCGGCCCGGGGTGGCGGTCACCCCGTTGCGCAACGGCCTGCACCTGCGCGGCCGGGACGGGAGCGTGACGCTCGAAGGGAGCAAGGCGCTGCCGGCCCTGTGGAAGCTGCTGTCCGAGCAGTTCGGCCGGGGGCCCGAAGACCTCCTGGGTGAGGAGGAGTACGTCGACCCGGAGAGCGGGGGGCTCCGCCTCGATCCGGCCGATCCCCGGGTCGTGGCCGCGCTGACCGCGCTGACCGCGCAGCTGCAGGCGCACGATCTGCTCGCCGAGTACCCGCCAGGAGCGGCCGAACCGGCCGCCTGGCTCGGAGCCTGCGCGCCCCGGCCCGCACGCGCGGCCGCGGCCCTGGCCGCCACACGGCCAGTGGTCGCGGCAGCCGATCCCGACGGGCCACTCGCCACCGCGCTGATCAGCGCCCTCCACCGCGCGGGGAGTCCGCCGCAGGTGTACCGCGACACCGGCCTGCCGGCCGATCGCGTGGTGGCGGTCGCGGGCACTCCGGCGGTGGCCGTGGCCGTGACCCGTACCTCCGACGGCGGCTTCGTCACAGCCCCGGCCGAGCCCGAACGGGTGCGTACGGACGCCGAGTCGATCGCGGTACGCCTGGGCGCCGACACCGGCTCGGCGCCTGCGGATGCGGCGGCCGCGACACCGGCGGCGCTGACCGCCCTGACGGCCCTGCTCGCCGGCGCCGCGGCGCAGCGGCTGCTGTGCGCCGCCGCCGGTCTGCCCGATCCGGCCGGACGGGAGAAGGACCTGCAGCTGCTCCCGGACCGGCCCGCCGTACTGGTGGCCGTGGCCCGGCCGCCGCACGCGTCCTACCGTCCCTGGGTCAGCGGGCCGGCCGACCCCGCGTCCCCCTCCCCCGCCCCCGTCGGTAGCCTGGCCGAGGCGCTGCGTCGTGTCGGGGCGCTGGGCGATCCGTACCTGGGGGTGCTCGACGCACCGCGGCCCGGGGGTCTGCCCCAGTTGCCCGCCGCGCTCGCCGCCTGCACCTCGGTGGCCGGGCCGCTGGTGGCCGGGGCTCCCCGGACGGACCTGGCCCGGCTCTCCGCGGCGTGCCGTGCGGCAGAACTGCACCTGGACGAAGTGATGCCGGGCCCGGTGACGGTCGGCGCGGGACCCGGGCACGCCCTGGGACGCGCCCTGCGCCGGGCCGCCCTCGCCGCCGCGGGTCCCCCCGACCTCGCCCTGCGCGAGGAGGAATGGCGCGAGCAGCCGCAGGCCCGCCACTGGTGGACCGTGCTGACCCGGCATCTGGGGCTTGCGATGCAGATGACCGTCCACCAGTTCTCGGTGGGTGGGGCTTACTTGGCGGTCGTACGAAACCTTGCCGCCCGGGGCGGGACCGCAGGAGTGGCCGCCCGTGCGGTGGAGGCAACGCCCGCCGACGCGGCGGCCCTGGCCGCGCTCGGCGCGGTGACCCGGGCCATGGCCGCCGAGCACGGTCCGGCCGGGGCCGTGCACACCGCGTTCACCGGCGCCGAGGCACCGCTCGCCGTTGCGGGAGTCGAGCCGGCGGCCTGGACGGACGACGGATGGACCGACCGCTGGCTGGCCGGCATCGCACACCGGGAGCCGGAGCTGTGTGCGGCGCTGGCCCGGCTGACCGGGCTGACCGGGCTGACCGGGCTGCGCCCCGACCCCTGGCAGCCGGGTGAGGCGGACCTCGCGGACCTCGCGGACCTCGCGGACCTCGCGGACCTCGCGGACCCGGCTGCCGGTGGACCGGCCGGATCCGCCGGGCCGGTCCTGGCTGCCCTGCGCGCGTGCGGATTCACGGTTCTGGCCGAATGGGGAGGAGCGCGATGAGCGGGATGACGATGAAGGGGCACGGGAAGGCTGCTGACGCGAAGGTGGTGGCCACCGCCGCCGGCTCCGTACCCGTACTGGATCCGGCTGCGGCGCTGGAGACCACCGACGGCGCCGCGATCGTCCATCTCACCTCCTGGACACTGGAGTTGGCGGAGCGGCTCAGCCGCCACGCGATGGCCCGTCCCGTACGCCTGGTGCCGGTGCGCGAGGACGGTGCGCTGACCGTGATCGGCCCCGTTCTGGAGCCCGCGGCGCGGGCGTGCCTGTCGTGCACCGAGTACCAGCGACTGGCCACCGCAGGCGGCAGGGTGCCCTGGCAGAGCCCCCGGCTGGCGCTCGGCGGCACCGGCACCCCGGCCCTGGCGGAGGCAGCCCTGCTGCTCGCCGCCGCCCTTCTGGAGCCCCGGCCCGCCGCGGAGGGGGAGGCGGAGGCGGGGACGCAGCCGGCCACCGTCCACATCGTCCAAGGCCACCGGGCCACCTGGTCCACCCATCGCGTCCGCCCGGTCGGCGGCTGCCCGGTGTGCCGCCCGCTGCCGGCCGACTCCCCCACAGCGGCCGCAATTCCCGACACGCCACAGCCACTGCCCGACCCGGCGGTGCTGCGCGGCTCCAACGAGCGTACGGAAGCGGACCGGTTGCGGGCCGAGCTGCACGACGAGCGGTTCGGCCCGGTGCGCCGCCTGTTCCGCACCGAGGACTCCGCCTTCGCCCTCACCACCGCCTGGGTGACGGACGGCCGTCTGCTCGACGACGGGGGATACGGGCGCTCCGCCGATTTCCGCACCAGCGAGCGGGTGGCACTGTTCGAGGGCGTGGAGCGGCTGGCCGGCATGCGCCCGCTGGGCCGCCGTACCGCCCTGCGTGCATCCTTCGCCGAGCTGGGCCCGGAGGCTGCCGTGGACCCCGCCCGGCTCGGCCTGCCCGACCCTGCCCACCGGGGGCACCCTGCCGCCCGGACCGTCCCGTACCACGCGGAGCTGGAGCTGGACTGGGTGTACGGCTGGTCGCTCACCGAGGGCCGGGCCCGGGCGGTGCCCGAGCACGTGGCGTACTGGGACCTTCCGCAGGGCCCCGGCCGGGCACGGGTGGTCTACGAGTCCTCGAATGGCTGCGGGCTCGGAAACAGTCGCCAGGAGGCTGCGCTCTACGGGTTGTTCGAGGTGGCGGAGCGGGACGCCTTCCTGATGGCGTGGTACGCGCGCACGCCGCTGGCCGGCATTGCGCTGCCCGCCGACGACCGGCTGGTGACCGCCCTGGCCTCGCGCGCCGCGCTGATGGGATACCGGTTGAGCCTGCTGGACGCCACCAACGACCTCGGTATCCCGGCGGTGGTCGCGCTCTGCCGCTACGAGGGGAGCCACCCCGATGCTCCCCGCGCGTTCCTGGCCGCCGGAGCCCACCACGATCCGCGCGCCGCGATCCGC
This genomic interval carries:
- a CDS encoding lantibiotic dehydratase C-terminal domain-containing protein, producing the protein MNAPATGPDTARPVSSAATATALDVVAYHYEPVKAPLLHEAVLPLARRAAEAGLTAHVERHWLHGPHLRLRLRGLPGAVAATAERTAAELRARAASHPSRAAADARHLLAQAAAAGRAELIPPPYGPLVPDNTVRVEPVDLSSLTALIGPDGVRLREDLLALGLPALAAGTAFLGERANTSAARVELVVAALAAHAAAHPEGLVGGHYSYVSHLEDFLVQEDPDGQLRAAFDRRWDAAGERITALVGRIAGGGAAGWERAWADWSARARGITEERFRAGADFTGVQAEYLDRAAALGDRATAERWDRRERTRYSEFHRQLHRSDPQGTMWSRPDYLVYRACTNGLYRLLTVCDVRPVERYLAAHLVVRSVPELTGHRWQERIDEVIAAVEATP
- a CDS encoding TOMM precursor leader peptide-binding protein is translated as MSGMTMKGHGKAADAKVVATAAGSVPVLDPAAALETTDGAAIVHLTSWTLELAERLSRHAMARPVRLVPVREDGALTVIGPVLEPAARACLSCTEYQRLATAGGRVPWQSPRLALGGTGTPALAEAALLLAAALLEPRPAAEGEAEAGTQPATVHIVQGHRATWSTHRVRPVGGCPVCRPLPADSPTAAAIPDTPQPLPDPAVLRGSNERTEADRLRAELHDERFGPVRRLFRTEDSAFALTTAWVTDGRLLDDGGYGRSADFRTSERVALFEGVERLAGMRPLGRRTALRASFAELGPEAAVDPARLGLPDPAHRGHPAARTVPYHAELELDWVYGWSLTEGRARAVPEHVAYWDLPQGPGRARVVYESSNGCGLGNSRQEAALYGLFEVAERDAFLMAWYARTPLAGIALPADDRLVTALASRAALMGYRLSLLDATNDLGIPAVVALCRYEGSHPDAPRAFLAAGAHHDPRAAIRSAVAEVVTNVQDAVHRPAGPGGPRDPERLRPMLRRPELVVDLDDHVGLNTLPEAQPRLEFLFAGFREVPWQERWPGAPTPVADLTRLLTETVARLAAEGLEVVVVTQDEPGIRDRLGLHCAKVIVPGTLPMTFGHVNRRTLGLPRLLEVPHRLGRTARPLRHDELPLYPHPFP